One part of the Alistipes onderdonkii genome encodes these proteins:
- a CDS encoding class I SAM-dependent methyltransferase, translating to MQGQLTPSFGDYELIDTGDFEKLERFGQYVARRPEPQAIWRRSLPEGEWRRMADAAFLRDVRSDERGEWRLRPGMPPRWTVAYEYKDMALRMRLGLTSFKHVGIFPEQAANWNFIYDNCRALVSGGTFPADISGAAAAGSSLPAHDVAVPSGAGSGRDGHSATGPGCCVTPRVLNLFAYTGGASLAACAAGADTTHVDSVKQVVTWARENMELSGLDGIRWIVEDALKFVQREVRRGNRYHGIVLDPPAYGRGANGEKWILEDNICEMLECCARLLEPQGAFLVLNLYSMGLSSTLARTAVRQAFGAPRTEQYGELCFTDRAGKQLPLGTYYRFTR from the coding sequence ATGCAAGGACAGTTGACACCCTCGTTCGGGGATTACGAACTGATCGACACGGGGGATTTCGAGAAGCTCGAACGCTTCGGGCAATACGTTGCCCGCCGTCCCGAACCGCAGGCCATCTGGCGGCGCTCGCTCCCCGAGGGGGAGTGGCGCCGCATGGCCGACGCGGCCTTCCTGCGCGATGTGCGCAGCGACGAACGCGGCGAGTGGCGCCTGCGCCCCGGCATGCCTCCGCGCTGGACGGTGGCCTACGAATACAAGGATATGGCGCTTCGTATGCGCCTGGGGCTCACCTCGTTCAAGCATGTCGGCATTTTCCCCGAACAGGCCGCCAACTGGAATTTCATCTACGATAATTGCCGGGCGCTGGTTTCGGGCGGGACGTTTCCTGCGGATATTTCCGGCGCGGCTGCGGCCGGGAGTTCCCTGCCGGCACACGATGTTGCAGTGCCGTCAGGCGCCGGATCGGGCCGGGACGGGCACTCTGCCACCGGCCCGGGGTGTTGCGTCACGCCGCGCGTGCTGAACCTCTTTGCCTATACGGGCGGGGCGAGTCTCGCGGCATGTGCCGCAGGGGCGGATACGACGCATGTCGATTCGGTGAAGCAGGTGGTCACCTGGGCGCGCGAGAACATGGAGCTGAGCGGACTGGACGGCATCCGGTGGATCGTCGAGGATGCGCTGAAATTCGTGCAGCGCGAAGTCCGCCGCGGCAACCGTTACCACGGCATCGTCCTCGATCCCCCGGCCTACGGGCGGGGTGCCAACGGCGAGAAATGGATTCTCGAGGACAACATCTGCGAGATGCTCGAGTGCTGTGCCCGGTTGCTGGAGCCGCAGGGAGCGTTCCTCGTGCTGAACCTCTACTCGATGGGGCTTTCGTCCACGCTGGCCCGTACGGCCGTGCGGCAGGCGTTCGGTGCACCGCGTACGGAGCAGTACGGCGAACTATGTTTTACCGACCGGGCGGGCAAGCAGCTGCCGCTCGGTACGTACTACCGTTTTACACGTTAA
- a CDS encoding BACON domain-containing protein produces MRRCFTLLICLIAFAASSCDDKTKEEIADVIVLSRSSVAFATEGGTTTISVASPSEWTATCPDGWVTLHPEGDYLTISVGSNATPDIRNAKITVKSDADQHEVDVRQAYALETVLLSTTAPKEISFDSEGEDYIFTVITNGEWTATCDAEWLSIDCNKVNSTVTLSTSGNPDAHRTATLTVSSSNGKDTKSCEVTLAQDSHAENRYYKLLGYYGLFAQNWYYGGSPLGVSGTGTFCTVEQKEYRKSVYIKDLFVKGTVVEAAYDKQTGALTIELGKNCLQVQLSASVTRTYYLMTINMNTGSFVGGSLTGTLGEGYNDDAEEMRKAILLSGFDSGYSTLGLIGYQSQQYVSFSDVYYATGSMYLVQWDDPSATTNVTRAAAAVTSPADSFPVYPEINN; encoded by the coding sequence ATGAGAAGATGTTTTACACTATTGATCTGTCTGATCGCCTTCGCAGCGAGTAGTTGCGACGATAAGACAAAGGAAGAGATCGCAGATGTGATCGTTCTCTCCCGAAGTAGTGTCGCGTTCGCCACGGAAGGCGGAACGACCACCATCTCGGTAGCAAGCCCGTCGGAATGGACGGCGACCTGCCCTGACGGTTGGGTGACACTGCATCCCGAGGGCGACTACCTGACCATCTCCGTGGGCAGCAATGCCACCCCCGACATCCGTAATGCGAAAATCACCGTAAAGTCGGACGCAGACCAACATGAGGTCGACGTCCGTCAGGCCTATGCGCTCGAAACGGTGCTCCTGTCAACCACCGCCCCGAAGGAAATCTCGTTCGATTCCGAAGGCGAAGACTACATCTTCACGGTCATAACCAACGGCGAATGGACGGCAACGTGTGACGCCGAATGGCTGTCGATCGACTGCAACAAGGTCAACAGCACCGTAACGCTCTCGACCTCGGGCAACCCCGATGCACACCGCACGGCGACACTGACGGTCAGTTCGTCCAACGGCAAGGACACCAAATCGTGCGAGGTGACGCTCGCACAGGATTCACATGCCGAGAATCGCTATTACAAACTCCTGGGATACTACGGGCTTTTCGCGCAGAACTGGTATTACGGCGGCTCACCCCTGGGCGTGAGCGGAACGGGGACATTCTGCACCGTGGAACAGAAGGAGTACCGCAAAAGCGTCTACATCAAAGACCTTTTCGTCAAAGGGACGGTGGTCGAGGCAGCTTATGACAAGCAGACCGGGGCCCTGACCATCGAACTGGGCAAAAACTGCCTCCAGGTACAGCTATCCGCCTCCGTCACCCGCACCTACTACCTGATGACGATCAACATGAACACCGGTTCGTTCGTCGGCGGTTCGCTGACCGGTACGCTGGGCGAAGGCTACAACGACGATGCGGAAGAGATGCGCAAGGCAATCCTGCTGAGCGGCTTCGACAGCGGTTACTCGACCCTGGGCCTGATCGGCTACCAGTCGCAGCAATACGTTTCGTTCAGCGACGTCTACTACGCCACCGGCTCGATGTACCTCGTGCAGTGGGACGACCCTTCGGCCACGACGAACGTCACCCGGGCTGCCGCAGCCGTCACGTCCCCGGCAGATAGTTTCCCCGTCTATCCCGAAATCAACAATTAA
- a CDS encoding 16S rRNA (uracil(1498)-N(3))-methyltransferase, translating to MQLFYAPDITPPLYTLSEEESKHCVRVLRLGRGDTLHITDGRGNLFCCQITDDNPKRCTVRVTTTQAQWEPLPYRLVMAVAPTKNADRFEWFLEKATEVGVSAIVPLETEHSERRVFKPERAGKVITAAMKQSLKAYRPELHPLTPFREAAARPFEGRKFIAHCAPALSPAGKIYLPATLRKGESALVFIGPEGDFSDAEIAFAHANGFEEITLGTQRLRTETAAVVATVMASVANAGQ from the coding sequence ATGCAACTTTTTTACGCCCCCGACATCACGCCGCCCCTCTATACGCTGAGCGAAGAGGAGTCGAAACATTGTGTCCGCGTGCTGCGTCTGGGGCGCGGCGATACCCTCCATATAACTGACGGAAGGGGCAATTTATTTTGTTGCCAGATCACCGACGACAACCCGAAACGATGTACGGTTCGCGTCACCACGACACAGGCGCAGTGGGAACCGCTCCCCTACCGGCTGGTGATGGCCGTGGCGCCGACCAAAAACGCCGACCGCTTCGAATGGTTCCTCGAAAAGGCCACCGAGGTGGGGGTCAGCGCCATCGTCCCGCTCGAAACGGAACACAGCGAACGCCGCGTCTTCAAACCCGAACGCGCGGGGAAGGTCATCACGGCGGCGATGAAACAGTCGCTCAAGGCCTACCGCCCGGAGCTGCACCCGCTTACGCCGTTCCGCGAGGCCGCAGCCAGGCCGTTCGAGGGGCGGAAATTCATCGCCCACTGTGCCCCGGCGCTGTCGCCCGCAGGCAAAATCTACCTGCCCGCGACGCTCCGCAAAGGCGAGTCGGCGCTGGTCTTCATCGGCCCCGAAGGCGATTTCTCGGACGCAGAGATCGCTTTCGCGCATGCCAACGGATTCGAGGAGATCACCCTCGGCACGCAGCGCCTGCGCACCGAAACCGCAGCCGTCGTCGCCACGGTCATGGCGTCGGTGGCCAACGCCGGACAATAA
- a CDS encoding chromate transporter has translation MQRLRTIFASFFKIGLFTFGGGYAMLPLIEQELIAKRGWIEHKEFLDLLTLAQSVPGPIAINTSVFVGYKMRGLKGAVAALLGSVLPSFVIILAIALLFADIRHNPVVDAAFKGMRPAVVALIVVPVISLARGMHWALFAVIAASALAVWYLGWSPIYILIAAAAIGIAWTLFIAKKAGK, from the coding sequence ATGCAACGACTTCGTACCATTTTCGCCTCCTTCTTCAAGATCGGGCTTTTCACCTTCGGCGGGGGATACGCCATGCTGCCGCTCATCGAGCAGGAGCTGATCGCCAAGCGCGGCTGGATCGAGCACAAGGAGTTCCTCGACCTGCTGACCCTCGCACAATCCGTCCCGGGCCCCATCGCCATCAACACCTCGGTGTTCGTAGGCTACAAGATGCGGGGGCTGAAAGGTGCCGTGGCGGCGCTGCTGGGCAGCGTCCTGCCGTCGTTCGTCATCATCCTCGCGATCGCGCTCCTGTTTGCCGACATCCGCCACAACCCCGTTGTGGACGCCGCATTCAAAGGCATGCGCCCGGCCGTGGTGGCACTGATCGTCGTGCCGGTGATCTCGCTGGCGCGGGGGATGCACTGGGCCCTATTCGCGGTGATCGCCGCGTCGGCGCTGGCCGTATGGTACCTGGGCTGGTCGCCGATCTATATCCTGATCGCAGCGGCCGCCATCGGCATCGCATGGACATTATTCATCGCTAAAAAAGCAGGCAAATGA
- a CDS encoding peptidase U32 family protein produces the protein MKSVELLAPAKDLQSAVAAVDYGADAVYIGGAKFGARYAAGNSAGEIARVVEYAHRYGVRVHATLNTLIYDDELEAAERQARELIAAGVDALIVQDMALRRMNLPVELHASTQMCNMAPAQARFLGECGFARVILERALSLGEIRDICAATAAEVECFVHGAICVGYSGRCFLSRSVSDRSGNRGACSQPCRLTYDLTDGRGRTYIAGKHLLSVRDLNLSAHIGELLDAGVTSFKIEGRLKDVGYIKNVVAYYRREVDAALAGRPHLRRASAGESIPDFTPDTAKSFTRGESEYFFAGKRPGVASFDTPKAVGEYVGRVVRVEKNRFRLDRGGLLAAGDGICFLTDRGFAGTNVNAADGDCVTPNRMEGIVPGTEVYRNYDHRFNQLLARSRTRRVIPASVLVEATVGGVRFSYTDCEGVTASAARSVALERAKNAAANTAALRTQAVKGGDTVFAVRGAEVRGGDWFVPASLAAELRREGLDALSKARSERGIGHRILPEGRAEYPAECLSAEENVTNRLAEAFYRDHGVGRIERGLDLAASTAGRRVMRSAYCIRREIGECLKEHPRLRGELWLERGGSRYRLEFDCDRCEMSLVDCTKTKL, from the coding sequence TTGAAATCCGTCGAACTACTCGCTCCCGCCAAAGATTTGCAGTCGGCCGTCGCCGCCGTGGACTACGGTGCAGATGCCGTGTATATCGGCGGGGCTAAGTTCGGAGCCCGTTATGCGGCGGGCAACAGCGCCGGCGAGATCGCCCGTGTGGTGGAATATGCCCACCGCTACGGAGTGCGGGTGCATGCCACGCTCAACACGCTGATCTACGACGACGAGCTGGAGGCCGCCGAGCGGCAGGCCCGCGAACTGATCGCGGCCGGGGTCGATGCGCTGATCGTGCAGGACATGGCGCTGCGGCGCATGAACCTGCCGGTCGAGTTGCATGCTTCGACGCAGATGTGTAATATGGCACCTGCCCAGGCGCGTTTCCTGGGCGAGTGCGGGTTCGCCCGGGTGATCCTCGAACGGGCGCTTTCGCTCGGCGAAATACGGGACATCTGCGCTGCGACCGCGGCCGAGGTGGAATGTTTCGTCCACGGGGCGATCTGTGTCGGTTACAGCGGCCGCTGTTTCCTCTCGCGGTCGGTGTCCGACCGCAGCGGCAACCGCGGGGCGTGCAGCCAGCCGTGCCGCCTGACTTACGACCTGACCGACGGCCGGGGACGTACCTATATCGCCGGGAAACACCTGTTGTCGGTGCGCGACCTGAACCTTTCGGCGCATATCGGCGAGTTGCTCGACGCGGGCGTCACTTCGTTCAAGATCGAAGGGCGGCTCAAGGATGTCGGTTATATAAAGAACGTCGTGGCCTACTACCGCCGCGAGGTCGACGCGGCGCTGGCCGGGAGGCCGCATCTGCGGCGGGCTTCAGCCGGGGAGAGCATCCCGGATTTCACGCCCGATACGGCCAAGAGCTTCACGCGCGGAGAGTCGGAATATTTCTTCGCGGGCAAGCGGCCGGGCGTGGCGTCGTTCGATACGCCGAAGGCGGTGGGCGAGTATGTGGGCCGTGTGGTGCGGGTCGAAAAGAACAGGTTCCGTCTCGATCGGGGCGGTTTGCTCGCCGCGGGTGACGGCATCTGTTTCCTCACCGACCGGGGGTTCGCAGGCACCAATGTCAACGCCGCCGACGGCGACTGTGTGACGCCCAACCGCATGGAAGGTATTGTGCCCGGGACGGAGGTCTACCGCAATTACGACCACCGTTTCAACCAGCTCCTCGCCCGCAGCCGTACGCGCCGCGTGATCCCCGCCTCGGTGCTGGTCGAAGCGACGGTAGGGGGTGTCAGGTTCAGCTATACCGACTGTGAGGGGGTGACGGCTTCGGCCGCACGCAGCGTCGCCCTGGAACGGGCTAAAAATGCCGCGGCCAATACCGCGGCATTGCGGACGCAGGCGGTGAAGGGCGGCGATACGGTTTTTGCCGTGCGCGGGGCCGAAGTGCGGGGCGGCGACTGGTTCGTCCCGGCGTCGCTGGCTGCGGAGTTGCGCCGCGAGGGGCTCGATGCATTGTCGAAGGCCCGGTCGGAGCGCGGCATCGGACACCGGATATTGCCCGAAGGCAGGGCGGAATATCCTGCGGAATGCCTTTCGGCGGAGGAAAATGTCACCAACCGCCTCGCTGAGGCGTTTTACCGCGACCACGGGGTCGGGCGGATCGAACGGGGGCTGGATCTTGCGGCTTCGACGGCGGGGCGCCGCGTGATGCGTTCGGCCTACTGCATCCGCCGCGAGATCGGCGAGTGCCTGAAGGAGCATCCCCGCCTGCGGGGCGAACTGTGGCTCGAACGCGGCGGTTCGCGCTATCGGCTGGAGTTCGACTGCGACCGGTGCGAGATGAGCCTGGTGGACTGTACCAAGACGAAATTATGA
- a CDS encoding glycoside hydrolase family 2 TIM barrel-domain containing protein, with product MKKTLLILAAALSGVLAAGAQTGREWQDPAVNEINRLPMRSSFAAGERLSLDGVWKFHWVRNASERPSGIGAVDYDDAAWGSMPVPGMWELNGYGDPVYVNIGYAWRGNFRNDPPYVPDAENHVGSYRRTFDIPASWGGKDIFLSIGSATSNVYVWVNGRFVGYSEDSKLAAQFDITKFVKPGENLIALQMFRWSDGTYLEDQDFWRFAGIARGVELTARDKAHLEDVRITPVLDSEYKDATLRVEVETTPRVKSVGLTLRDAAGGVVAEHRLQPAGGKGGYVFEVADPAKWSAETPNLYTLEIAVSDGRGVTETVTQPVGFRSVEIRDAQLLVNGQPVLIKGADRHEMDPVGGYVVSRERMIEDIRIMKEMNINAVRTSHYPNDPQWYELCDRYGIYVVDEANVESHGMGYGDNTLAKAPAYAQAHMERNRRMVLRDKNHPSVIIWSMGNEAGMGPNFEACYRWIKEYDPSRPVHYERAVYDQDGAFTDIICPMYWGYEQCEKYARNNPSKPLIQCEYAHAMGNSMGGLDHYWELVRKYPSYQGGFIWDFVDQGLVRYEPDGRVSFLYGGDFNDYDATDNSFNCNGIIAPDRTWHPHAYEVQCQYQSIWTTPVDLARGRVEVYNENFFIGLDAYEMEWQLLADGRVVKAGRIGDLDVAPQQRRAYELGFTAADFCPQAKEILVNVAYKLKEKQPLLDIGHTAARQQFVVREYDCKAGFGLAASARPVEVTRWERGVRVEGDTWQMFFSRDGFLAAYTVDGRELMAEGAELRPQFWRAPTENDLGAKLHQRQAVWKNPELRLTKFDAAVEDGVAVVEALYELPAVKATLALTYRINGAGEMEVSERMTADKTAEVPNLFRFGMTLTMPARYDRVVYYGRGAHENYADRLSSADLGLYEQRVADQYHDEYVRPQESGTKGGLRWWTVADSAGTGLTILADAPFSASALPYATADLDVSNFPPQQHSGTLVARDATFVNFDLLQSGLGCIDSWGALPEKQFRVPYGDYTFRFMLKPTVK from the coding sequence ATGAAAAAAACTCTTTTGATCCTTGCGGCAGCGCTTTCGGGCGTGTTGGCTGCCGGCGCCCAGACCGGGCGTGAATGGCAGGATCCTGCCGTCAATGAAATCAACCGCCTGCCGATGCGCTCGTCGTTCGCCGCGGGCGAGCGCCTGTCGCTCGACGGCGTATGGAAATTCCACTGGGTACGCAACGCTTCGGAGCGTCCGTCCGGCATCGGGGCCGTCGACTACGACGATGCGGCGTGGGGCAGCATGCCCGTGCCGGGGATGTGGGAGCTGAACGGTTACGGCGACCCCGTCTATGTGAATATCGGCTATGCCTGGCGCGGCAATTTCAGGAACGATCCGCCCTATGTGCCCGATGCCGAGAATCATGTGGGTTCCTACCGGCGCACGTTCGACATCCCGGCATCGTGGGGCGGCAAGGACATCTTCCTTTCGATCGGTTCCGCCACGTCGAACGTCTATGTCTGGGTCAACGGACGTTTCGTCGGTTACAGCGAGGACAGCAAGCTGGCCGCGCAGTTCGACATCACGAAGTTCGTGAAGCCGGGCGAAAACCTCATTGCCTTGCAGATGTTCCGCTGGTCGGACGGCACCTACCTCGAAGACCAGGACTTCTGGCGCTTCGCGGGCATTGCCCGCGGCGTGGAGCTGACTGCCCGCGACAAGGCGCACCTCGAAGACGTGCGTATCACGCCCGTGCTGGATTCGGAATATAAGGACGCCACGCTGCGCGTCGAGGTGGAAACCACGCCCCGTGTGAAATCGGTCGGTCTGACGCTGCGCGATGCGGCGGGCGGTGTCGTGGCGGAACATCGATTGCAGCCTGCCGGCGGCAAAGGCGGGTATGTCTTCGAGGTTGCCGACCCGGCCAAATGGTCGGCCGAGACCCCGAACCTCTATACGCTCGAGATCGCCGTGTCGGACGGCAGGGGCGTGACCGAGACCGTGACGCAGCCCGTGGGCTTCCGTTCCGTGGAGATCAGGGACGCACAGTTGCTCGTGAACGGGCAGCCCGTGCTGATCAAGGGCGCCGACCGCCACGAGATGGATCCCGTCGGCGGCTATGTGGTGAGCCGCGAACGGATGATCGAGGACATCCGCATCATGAAAGAGATGAATATCAACGCCGTACGCACGAGCCACTATCCCAACGACCCGCAGTGGTACGAGCTGTGCGACCGCTACGGCATCTATGTCGTGGACGAGGCCAACGTCGAGTCGCACGGCATGGGCTACGGCGACAACACGCTGGCCAAGGCGCCGGCTTATGCGCAGGCACACATGGAACGCAACCGGCGCATGGTGCTGCGCGACAAGAACCATCCTTCGGTCATCATCTGGTCGATGGGCAACGAGGCGGGCATGGGCCCCAACTTCGAGGCATGCTACCGTTGGATCAAGGAGTACGACCCTTCGCGTCCGGTGCATTACGAACGTGCCGTGTACGATCAGGACGGGGCCTTCACTGACATCATCTGCCCCATGTACTGGGGCTATGAACAATGCGAGAAATATGCTCGCAACAACCCCTCCAAACCGCTCATCCAGTGTGAATATGCCCATGCCATGGGAAATTCGATGGGGGGCCTAGACCATTATTGGGAACTGGTGCGCAAATACCCCTCCTACCAGGGCGGTTTCATCTGGGACTTCGTCGACCAGGGGCTTGTCCGCTACGAGCCCGACGGCCGTGTGTCGTTCCTCTACGGCGGCGATTTCAACGACTACGATGCGACGGACAACTCGTTCAACTGCAACGGTATCATCGCCCCCGACCGCACGTGGCACCCCCATGCCTACGAGGTGCAGTGCCAGTACCAGAGCATCTGGACTACGCCCGTCGACCTTGCGCGGGGCAGGGTCGAGGTCTATAACGAAAATTTCTTCATCGGGCTGGATGCCTACGAAATGGAGTGGCAGCTGCTTGCCGACGGCCGTGTGGTGAAGGCCGGCCGCATCGGCGACCTCGATGTCGCCCCGCAGCAGCGCCGTGCATATGAGCTGGGATTCACTGCAGCCGATTTCTGCCCGCAGGCGAAGGAAATCCTGGTGAACGTGGCCTATAAACTCAAAGAGAAGCAGCCGCTGCTCGACATCGGCCATACGGCGGCCAGACAGCAGTTCGTCGTACGCGAGTACGACTGTAAGGCCGGTTTTGGCCTTGCGGCCTCGGCGCGTCCCGTAGAGGTGACCCGCTGGGAACGCGGTGTGCGCGTCGAAGGGGATACGTGGCAGATGTTCTTCTCGCGCGACGGGTTCTTGGCTGCCTATACGGTCGACGGCCGTGAGCTGATGGCCGAAGGGGCCGAACTGCGCCCGCAGTTCTGGCGTGCCCCGACCGAGAACGACCTTGGGGCGAAGTTGCACCAGCGGCAGGCTGTATGGAAGAACCCCGAACTGCGGCTTACGAAGTTCGACGCTGCGGTCGAGGACGGGGTGGCCGTCGTGGAGGCCCTCTATGAACTGCCCGCCGTGAAAGCTACGCTGGCGCTGACCTACCGCATCAACGGTGCGGGCGAAATGGAGGTCTCCGAGCGGATGACCGCCGACAAGACGGCCGAGGTGCCCAACCTGTTCCGCTTCGGTATGACGCTCACGATGCCGGCGCGTTACGACCGTGTGGTTTATTACGGCCGCGGTGCGCACGAGAACTATGCCGACCGCCTTTCGTCGGCCGACCTGGGGCTTTACGAGCAGCGTGTCGCCGACCAGTACCACGATGAATACGTGCGTCCGCAGGAGTCCGGCACCAAGGGCGGCCTGCGCTGGTGGACGGTGGCCGACAGCGCCGGTACGGGGCTGACGATCCTTGCCGATGCGCCGTTCTCGGCCTCGGCGCTGCCGTACGCCACGGCAGACCTCGACGTATCGAATTTTCCGCCGCAGCAGCATTCCGGGACGCTCGTGGCACGCGATGCCACGTTCGTGAACTTTGACCTGCTGCAATCGGGCCTGGGCTGTATCGACAGCTGGGGCGCATTGCCCGAAAAGCAGTTCCGGGTGCCCTACGGCGATTATACGTTCCGCTTCATGCTGAAGCCGACGGTAAAGTAA
- a CDS encoding chromate transporter — MIFWQLFVSYLKIGFFGFGGGYAMLSLIQNEVVVQHAWMTNAEFADIVAVSQITPGPIAINSATYVGYTVGAQAGNAWCGILGAALATFAVCLPSLTLMLLITRFFLRLKQNPIVEGAMKGMRPVVIGMIASAALLLMFPHSKAPDEQNFIDGWSWALFGGVFVASVKKVNPILLICLSAAAGILIYYVF, encoded by the coding sequence ATGATCTTCTGGCAACTGTTCGTAAGCTACCTGAAAATAGGGTTCTTCGGCTTCGGAGGCGGCTACGCCATGCTCTCGCTCATCCAGAACGAAGTGGTCGTGCAGCACGCCTGGATGACCAATGCCGAATTCGCCGACATCGTGGCCGTCTCGCAGATCACGCCCGGGCCCATCGCCATCAACTCGGCCACCTATGTGGGCTATACGGTCGGGGCGCAGGCCGGCAACGCGTGGTGCGGCATCCTGGGGGCGGCGCTGGCGACGTTTGCCGTATGCCTGCCGTCGCTCACGCTGATGCTGCTCATCACGCGCTTCTTCCTTCGCCTGAAGCAAAACCCCATCGTCGAAGGCGCCATGAAGGGGATGCGGCCCGTGGTGATCGGCATGATCGCCTCGGCCGCACTGCTGCTGATGTTCCCGCACAGCAAAGCGCCCGACGAACAGAACTTCATCGACGGCTGGAGCTGGGCGCTGTTCGGCGGCGTCTTCGTCGCCTCGGTCAAAAAAGTGAACCCCATCCTGCTGATCTGCCTCTCGGCCGCGGCAGGCATCCTGATATACTACGTATTCTGA